From a single Solenopsis invicta isolate M01_SB chromosome 6, UNIL_Sinv_3.0, whole genome shotgun sequence genomic region:
- the LOC120358181 gene encoding uncharacterized protein LOC120358181, which produces MELRSRKSSEVVNILLKSAEENFDNIDNLSDKGEDYLEKHCSTVSEEEAESDINDSGQIIDPDERQCKKKGRLCKYLRASNFKWLINAPESRGRSIKTEFDTIKAKAKSAAKSVSILLET; this is translated from the coding sequence ATGGAATTGCGATCACGAAAATCGTCAGAAGTAGTAAATATACTTTTGAAATCCGCTGAAGAAAATTTTGACAATATAGATAATTTGAGCGACAAAGGAGAAGACTATTTAGAAAAACACTGCTCAACAGTGTCCGAGGAAGAAGCTGAATCTGACATAAATGACTCGGGACAAATTATTGATCCAGATGAGAGGCAGTGTAAAAAGAAGGGacgtttatgtaaatatttacgCGCATCTAATTTTAAATGGTTGATTAACGCACCAGAATCTCGAGGTAGATCAATTAAAACAGAATTTGACACTATAAAAGCTAAAGCAAAAAGTGCTGCAAAATCCGTTTCAATACTGCTCGAAACCTAG